From Spirosoma aerolatum, one genomic window encodes:
- a CDS encoding YML083C domain-containing protein: MRRFGFLLAVLPLLALLQSCSSLSTMVSGVGTQTVLNPDGSATVRIAVQMEGYSSSVASYISNAMTEQGFTIIDSDNDNILLSEKTLSPGDRLFRKDEVPFIERTNLFFYENIRINYLLDLERLAGRDISTYFKIKGYCKIVPPEGFFITGLNGEKVKDKEEGKNGKDRTICAWDFNLTNDYAQPIQVTFQYVNKWAISIVFLLGAFWFFRSRNQTRRTGMPNPPSPAHQPIYSQTMSSGQSPYTGPTPPPINQPWQPQPPFMAPMYTEETQVRPVHRDQSEDTLVGSTESEETQIFSSPIPPKPQLPHQDDETTLVGPK; encoded by the coding sequence ATGCGACGCTTTGGTTTTTTGCTGGCGGTGCTTCCGCTGTTAGCCTTATTACAATCCTGTTCAAGTTTGTCAACGATGGTATCTGGTGTTGGCACCCAAACAGTACTTAATCCAGACGGTTCCGCTACGGTCCGAATAGCTGTGCAGATGGAGGGATATAGTTCCTCCGTGGCCAGCTACATCTCGAATGCTATGACTGAGCAGGGCTTCACAATAATCGATAGCGATAACGACAATATATTGCTTAGCGAAAAAACATTGTCGCCAGGCGATCGGCTTTTTAGGAAAGATGAGGTTCCATTTATTGAACGAACCAATCTCTTTTTCTACGAAAATATTCGAATCAATTATCTTTTAGATTTGGAACGGTTGGCTGGCCGAGACATCAGCACCTATTTTAAGATAAAGGGTTATTGTAAAATTGTACCCCCCGAAGGATTCTTCATCACAGGTTTAAATGGCGAGAAAGTAAAGGATAAAGAGGAGGGTAAGAACGGAAAAGACCGAACAATCTGTGCCTGGGATTTCAACCTGACGAATGATTATGCCCAGCCAATTCAGGTAACATTTCAGTACGTCAATAAGTGGGCTATTAGCATTGTTTTCTTACTGGGCGCTTTTTGGTTTTTTCGTAGCCGAAACCAAACTCGCAGAACAGGTATGCCCAATCCTCCTTCTCCTGCTCACCAGCCCATTTACTCCCAAACGATGTCTTCAGGCCAGTCTCCGTATACGGGTCCAACTCCTCCTCCAATAAATCAGCCTTGGCAGCCACAACCGCCTTTCATGGCGCCTATGTATACGGAAGAAACTCAGGTTCGTCCGGTTCATAGAGACCAATCTGAAGATACACTCGTTGGATCTACTGAGTCAGAGGAAACGCAGATTTTTTCCTCCCCAATACCGCCCAAACCACAGCTTCCTCATCAGGATGATGAAACTACTTTAGTCGGCCCTAAGTAA
- a CDS encoding FHA domain-containing protein produces the protein MLTKLIDSFRKREESYHEFIKAAQDATDDALRDFSKESSVPLVGITLYVVSNDEVARQKLAQHLAQPNFVTDWQAAFAQEAAYAAANCLWQAELVVEKPHHLHHLRLFQRHSSTYQFGVWLILRQQAYQAIEPLAAYVYQGETRFALQPTADKLSFQIGRGSNPRLDDGFYRENHIYFIDSERNSGISRNHAVIRYDPQQRRFLLKAENKRLTVRAEGAVQPIQLNYSGATHILAEGDQISLDSTNPQGLLLFSFHPSLTNEFGSDPAV, from the coding sequence ATGTTGACTAAACTTATTGATTCGTTTCGAAAACGGGAGGAGTCTTACCACGAGTTTATAAAAGCCGCTCAGGATGCCACCGACGACGCTTTAAGAGATTTTAGCAAAGAATCGTCTGTTCCCTTAGTCGGAATTACTTTATATGTAGTCAGTAACGATGAAGTGGCCCGACAGAAACTGGCACAGCATTTGGCGCAGCCAAACTTTGTGACGGATTGGCAAGCTGCGTTTGCTCAGGAGGCCGCTTACGCGGCTGCTAATTGCCTCTGGCAAGCTGAGCTTGTCGTCGAGAAACCTCATCACCTTCATCATCTTCGGCTTTTTCAGCGGCATTCGTCAACCTATCAATTCGGTGTATGGCTAATTTTACGTCAACAGGCTTACCAGGCTATAGAGCCGCTCGCAGCTTACGTTTATCAAGGTGAAACAAGATTTGCCCTACAACCAACTGCCGATAAACTTTCCTTTCAAATTGGGCGTGGAAGTAACCCCCGGTTAGATGACGGGTTCTATCGGGAAAATCACATTTATTTTATCGACTCCGAGAGAAATAGTGGCATCAGTCGCAATCATGCTGTCATTCGATACGATCCCCAACAGCGCCGTTTTTTGCTAAAGGCCGAAAACAAACGGCTAACTGTTCGGGCAGAGGGCGCTGTTCAGCCTATCCAGTTAAACTACAGCGGGGCTACTCATATCTTGGCCGAAGGCGATCAGATTTCGTTGGATAGTACTAATCCACAGGGGCTCCTTTTGTTTTCGTTCCATCCCTCACTTACGAATGAGTTCGGATCAGACCCAGCGGTTTAA
- a CDS encoding PrsW family glutamic-type intramembrane protease encodes MQPPTNNFQSPYVFYCLAGPDSGKSIALPINKQLSLGRSPQNDIVLSDPYVVDFQLVIGLVGNQLSFSTYEGNYVYMGSQLTPSGLLYTEGSSDLQIGQSLWRFSRQAVPVQPLSQLGRMKEWLGLQHLESDFKLSAIFSAVWEKRSDEDIETAFTVGSIQTTPPVQTLSSTWPKPWLFARIGLFALIVFVGLYICVSSFNNPILIPGLLVTGSLAVPMTCLLFFWEMNVPQNISIYQTLKLVLSGGIASLLISLLLFSNTGFLATTIGPPSAGIIEESGKLLAVLLLMRNKIRYSWTLNGLLLGAAVGTGFAAFESAGYAFIQLFEQGGSPVQNILLRGLMAPFAHTIWTAIAVAAVWRLKGSQPFNWSLLTSKAFLRLFAVPVVLHMLWNMNIQLPVIPYILDFFPTKFILLGLMGWTVIFSLIQEGLKQVQDAQKRSLQ; translated from the coding sequence ATGCAGCCTCCGACGAATAATTTTCAGTCACCCTATGTATTTTACTGCCTTGCCGGGCCAGATAGTGGAAAGTCCATTGCCTTGCCGATCAATAAGCAGTTGTCGCTGGGACGGTCTCCTCAGAATGATATTGTCTTGTCTGATCCGTATGTAGTAGATTTTCAGTTGGTTATTGGCCTGGTTGGTAACCAGCTTAGTTTTAGTACGTATGAGGGGAATTATGTATATATGGGTTCGCAATTGACCCCGAGTGGTTTACTTTATACCGAAGGGAGCAGCGATTTGCAGATCGGTCAGTCATTATGGCGTTTTAGCCGTCAGGCCGTACCCGTTCAGCCGCTATCCCAGTTGGGGAGAATGAAAGAGTGGCTGGGGCTTCAGCATTTAGAGAGCGATTTTAAGCTAAGTGCCATTTTTTCGGCTGTATGGGAGAAGCGGAGCGATGAAGATATCGAGACGGCTTTTACGGTTGGGTCGATACAGACAACACCTCCTGTTCAAACGCTGTCATCTACCTGGCCCAAACCATGGTTATTTGCTCGAATAGGCCTATTTGCCCTTATCGTGTTTGTAGGACTTTACATCTGCGTCTCTTCTTTCAATAACCCGATTCTTATTCCTGGGCTTCTCGTGACAGGATCACTGGCCGTTCCGATGACGTGTCTGTTGTTTTTCTGGGAGATGAATGTTCCTCAAAATATTTCAATCTATCAGACTCTTAAACTGGTGTTGTCGGGCGGGATTGCATCATTACTGATTTCGCTGCTATTATTTAGTAACACAGGTTTTCTGGCCACCACGATAGGACCACCAAGTGCAGGCATTATTGAAGAATCGGGCAAGCTGCTGGCGGTACTTCTGCTAATGCGGAATAAAATACGGTATTCATGGACGTTAAACGGCCTGCTTCTGGGTGCGGCAGTGGGTACGGGCTTTGCCGCTTTTGAATCGGCTGGTTATGCTTTTATTCAGTTGTTTGAGCAGGGTGGAAGTCCAGTTCAGAATATTTTGTTACGGGGGCTTATGGCTCCTTTTGCCCATACCATCTGGACAGCTATTGCTGTGGCTGCGGTTTGGCGATTGAAAGGGTCTCAACCTTTTAACTGGAGCTTGCTAACCAGTAAGGCATTTTTACGGCTGTTTGCAGTGCCTGTTGTTCTCCATATGCTGTGGAATATGAATATTCAACTTCCCGTGATTCCGTATATATTGGACTTTTTTCCCACTAAGTTTATTCTGTTGGGACTGATGGGCTGGACGGTGATTTTTAGCTTAATTCAGGAAGGACTTAAGCAAGTTCAGGATGCTCAGAAACGGTCGCTGCAATAA
- a CDS encoding DUF4339 domain-containing protein → MNNLFYSVNGQPGIGPVTLQQFRELNLPPDTLVWFEGQSDWKKASDIPELAPQQPSIPSIPPTLLSSLPPNNPAAHGTQPHLPGYSPASPSPNRKTILYIVGGVVALFLLFKLFGSSKDKNREPYVQTYASNFAAKLMQATYPVTGKNPTYDVVDWDYSGGVYEIEVKTNWQGSCTIFDSPCDVGYTVLLHVTENGKFQDYKITQRNGCATQHQICDVALGAVLNALDNTDLN, encoded by the coding sequence ATGAACAATTTATTTTATTCCGTAAATGGCCAGCCTGGCATAGGACCAGTCACATTGCAACAGTTTCGCGAGTTGAATCTTCCACCTGATACCCTGGTTTGGTTTGAGGGGCAGTCGGATTGGAAAAAGGCAAGCGACATTCCAGAACTGGCTCCTCAACAGCCATCAATCCCGTCTATCCCACCCACTTTGCTGAGTAGCCTACCGCCTAACAACCCAGCAGCTCATGGAACTCAGCCTCACCTTCCAGGTTACTCACCCGCATCGCCTTCACCCAATCGAAAAACAATACTCTATATTGTTGGAGGAGTTGTCGCCTTGTTTCTTTTATTTAAGCTGTTTGGCTCAAGTAAAGATAAAAATCGGGAACCGTATGTGCAGACGTACGCCAGCAATTTTGCGGCAAAATTAATGCAGGCGACGTATCCGGTAACGGGCAAGAATCCTACCTATGACGTTGTCGATTGGGACTATAGCGGAGGAGTTTACGAAATAGAAGTGAAGACCAACTGGCAGGGAAGCTGCACCATCTTCGATAGTCCTTGCGACGTGGGGTATACCGTGTTGCTGCACGTTACTGAGAATGGTAAATTTCAGGACTACAAGATTACGCAACGTAATGGTTGTGCCACTCAGCATCAGATTTGTGATGTAGCGCTTGGCGCCGTTCTGAATGCGTTGGATAATACAGACTTAAACTAG
- a CDS encoding protein phosphatase 2C domain-containing protein, whose protein sequence is MASNNMEEAIDTFSDESKRPLILFAGRTHPGRVRQSNQDTFIMLSPLWSQSSGKSMFAVIDGVGGYAGGEYAAELARNALEQVMNKASGELKQMLREAVEYANRRIYEERQQKDQYQEMGCVLTVAVTDVHEQKLYFAHVGDTRLYRLHQTELTKLTHDHSVTGLLEDSGQLTEAEAMSHPRRNEITRDVGSSIPVEGDELTEIGEATFLPGDVILLCSDGLTDMVASRSIETTLSKRSSLESQIDELLENALAAGGRDNVTIVLVRNQTCSPVMAEPGHAATKPIVDKPQLASTNELFATQSAQEPASLQNRLKWAVWVLSVLCLLLLAVVVRLVSQVNAPLAKSKPMMLSVVRHSAEEAKLRRLIDQVRQSPQRIVRLSKAVFGPTITLTSPIELKDSLVVIGDGDVSITADSSFQGPAALLLSGKRPIVLRNLRLSGFSVGIQTATSTYQADSLQFIKTTIPIRYVNPSAMDTLRLGSVHPANTYPKNPRPFFTK, encoded by the coding sequence ATGGCCTCTAACAATATGGAAGAAGCCATTGACACGTTTTCTGACGAATCAAAGCGGCCTTTGATCCTCTTTGCCGGTCGAACGCACCCAGGCCGTGTACGCCAATCGAACCAAGATACGTTCATTATGCTTTCTCCGCTCTGGAGTCAGTCGTCCGGCAAAAGTATGTTTGCAGTTATCGACGGTGTCGGTGGATATGCCGGAGGGGAATACGCAGCTGAACTGGCTCGAAATGCCCTTGAGCAAGTCATGAACAAAGCTTCCGGCGAGCTGAAACAGATGCTCCGGGAAGCCGTTGAATATGCCAATCGACGCATTTATGAAGAGAGGCAGCAGAAAGATCAATACCAGGAAATGGGGTGTGTACTCACTGTAGCGGTAACGGACGTACATGAGCAGAAGCTTTATTTTGCCCACGTTGGCGATACGCGGCTTTATCGACTGCATCAAACCGAATTAACAAAGCTTACCCACGATCACTCGGTTACTGGCCTATTAGAAGATTCGGGTCAACTAACCGAAGCCGAAGCAATGAGCCACCCTCGGCGCAATGAAATAACGCGCGATGTCGGCAGCTCCATACCCGTAGAGGGCGATGAACTGACGGAAATCGGCGAAGCTACATTTTTGCCTGGAGATGTAATACTTCTTTGTAGTGATGGATTAACTGACATGGTAGCTAGTCGGTCCATCGAAACAACCCTTAGTAAGCGGAGCTCGCTTGAGAGCCAGATTGATGAATTACTAGAAAATGCCTTGGCAGCAGGTGGCAGGGATAATGTCACCATTGTACTGGTTCGTAATCAGACTTGTTCGCCCGTTATGGCAGAGCCGGGTCACGCAGCTACTAAGCCAATTGTAGACAAGCCTCAACTCGCCAGTACGAATGAGTTGTTTGCAACCCAATCAGCTCAAGAGCCTGCAAGCCTACAAAATCGATTGAAATGGGCCGTTTGGGTTCTTTCAGTACTCTGCCTGCTTCTGTTAGCCGTAGTCGTTCGACTCGTAAGCCAGGTAAATGCCCCCTTGGCTAAAAGTAAGCCAATGATGTTGTCTGTTGTCAGGCATTCGGCCGAAGAGGCTAAATTACGCCGTCTGATCGACCAGGTTCGTCAATCGCCCCAGCGGATTGTGCGCTTAAGCAAAGCCGTTTTTGGACCAACTATTACGCTAACCAGCCCGATTGAGCTAAAAGACTCATTAGTGGTTATTGGCGATGGTGATGTATCCATTACGGCTGACTCAAGTTTTCAGGGCCCTGCCGCACTACTCCTGTCCGGCAAACGGCCCATTGTTCTGCGTAACCTTCGGCTCAGTGGCTTTTCGGTTGGTATACAAACAGCAACATCTACCTATCAGGCAGATAGTCTGCAATTTATAAAAACGACTATACCGATTCGTTATGTTAATCCGTCGGCAATGGATACGCTTCGGCTGGGCTCTGTCCACCCTGCGAACACTTATCCCAAAAACCCAAGGCCCTTTTTTACAAAGTAA
- a CDS encoding FHA domain-containing protein has protein sequence MFHTIQSLFQKLTTDVYREAEPQPATQLRVGSRRIIDELLLAFQQSLLEESTYLKLIPHCSYIICMHPEVYERQKAAFKAVVDEVVIFFDQKLQTALDLKRKEASALKIAPLAIRWQFQFVATEEFAQETIKPDNLLIFSELVGPAPDDNRESGAGPTGATNRRGTVRNAQSQTFRNLAMALDQFPAVAYEPGGLFWVPILRPGLKPSSTPSAAPIDRLWSDAPLARIRVKPDDADSWDYFMNKREITIARKEPDNDHYEVRIESRYVSNPHARIRYNDTLGHFEVAVLSNKETLLDEKPLTQSLPEKGQFIYTPLTLGSKLLLNHTVELEFFPNL, from the coding sequence ATGTTTCATACTATTCAATCCTTGTTTCAAAAGCTGACAACGGATGTGTATCGAGAAGCCGAACCTCAGCCAGCTACTCAGCTTCGCGTCGGATCACGTCGTATTATTGATGAGCTCCTGCTTGCTTTTCAACAGTCGCTTCTGGAAGAAAGCACTTATCTAAAACTAATTCCGCATTGTAGTTATATAATCTGCATGCATCCAGAAGTTTACGAGCGTCAAAAAGCAGCCTTTAAAGCCGTTGTTGACGAAGTAGTCATTTTTTTTGACCAAAAGTTGCAAACAGCGTTGGACCTGAAACGCAAAGAGGCTTCCGCTCTGAAGATAGCCCCTCTGGCAATAAGATGGCAGTTTCAGTTTGTGGCTACGGAAGAGTTCGCGCAGGAAACCATCAAACCCGACAACTTGCTTATTTTTAGCGAACTGGTAGGCCCGGCGCCGGATGATAACCGCGAATCGGGTGCTGGACCCACCGGAGCAACCAACCGACGCGGAACGGTCCGCAACGCACAAAGTCAGACTTTCCGAAACCTGGCTATGGCGCTGGATCAGTTCCCGGCTGTCGCTTATGAACCTGGTGGCTTATTTTGGGTACCTATTCTACGTCCGGGGCTAAAACCTTCCAGTACGCCATCCGCTGCACCCATCGACCGGCTGTGGTCGGATGCACCCCTGGCCCGCATTCGGGTGAAGCCCGATGATGCCGACTCATGGGATTATTTTATGAATAAACGTGAGATCACCATTGCCCGCAAAGAACCGGATAATGATCATTATGAAGTACGGATCGAGTCGCGCTATGTTTCCAATCCACACGCACGAATTCGTTACAACGACACCCTAGGGCATTTTGAAGTAGCCGTTTTAAGTAACAAAGAAACCTTGCTTGACGAAAAACCTCTCACGCAAAGTTTGCCGGAAAAAGGCCAGTTTATCTACACACCTTTAACTCTGGGTAGTAAACTGCTTTTAAATCATACGGTTGAACTGGAGTTTTTTCCCAACCTCTAA
- a CDS encoding FtsW/RodA/SpoVE family cell cycle protein yields the protein MAPLPTHSFATKRSQEFRWLLIITTVLGFCFWRMHHVLIADVERVDMAYQAGQALNMEAGLSVPEVESFLKQNFYLEDQRDRHLLASALCDSLAHVGRLENLGTLNKSAFKIVARLADSLGGPYFKGQVSQSLRQLGLDSTLLDQEQKHPVSLPAQVGEGGLSMNGQVVDAAKRPMAGVLVRLHRHMPDVSLDEEQTGLIRTSLDKAGGYQVVLRQAGQADSLLFYERYARTNAEGRFSFRGLTEGEAYSVLPIHPYYEFGTRKGVEKLYPPGLFDRLKVLFGREKYRFEGHEHQIRLLSPSLYNRLKNDVALTVRTPKSYSQTYFWLCLSLLGSFWAVHFLWVWQRFAGDALLLPTLLLLVGFSFLTVSSLQQPVLDTFYSRYMVWGHPVPLGISLGVLLMGGLSLVNIAGFLYTNQRTKRQRISNSVGLLALLLALATAFLGSGPEGSGVQVNLSIGPIKFQPSELIKFLLVLYLAYTAEDLRVVGGSKSSFRDQLPYVWKPLLLTLFILALFMKMGDTGPAIIACTVVIVFIYLIRRNTQVLVAYIALVVGFYFIGQLLPGIGDRLVERTAMWLNRWNNEVRGGDHTAHSIWTFASGGFTGQGFGQGEAQTLPAAHTDMILASFGEEVGWLGLAAFCLIYFMLLQRILLIAIRSISPFQFLLGVGIFLAIGLQAVLIIGGSAGLLPLTGVALPFMSYGNISMLLHLMFLSLLIHMSAFSNKVRQPAATQLYLPYLRLLGNTFGIFFLFVLGTLAWIQLIQAKEYVVRPALVANRQGERVVSYNPRIELLAQKIPAGTIYDRNGLILATSRPEQLTQQRSELEKYLSSYQLTALSYRRQRRYYPFGAHTFFWTGDQNRHQWYKNNGYFAELRHLTQLRGYNTTPEEANSHQQVTATHYRPDRFLPSYSKQTDVRLFDYHTLAPLLIKGIDSDEVKQFAAQNRDFKLTLDAALQMALQKGLAESESKNKRISVVVTRSTSGDVLASAVWPLAEPSLDETNAYRSEQPDDLSPTDQDLGMFYATAPGSSVKILTALAGFNKLGSAADTVTYAVKQDEAIRRDKKGNPTEPLGLHVTMEEAIVKSSNVYFIKLANDKNLKQELVNLYYPLGFRLGTTVDKRLKIVGANLLTTDPVSPPVEQEMIQAMNQILEKGRRNFSGNGPSAVRFSGELSKVAWGQGVLDATPLGLARLGATIANGGRLAPSRFLLSVSGKDSAKISTLKLTQPDYAATVQRYMALQTNTKALSKETGLVLYGKTGTPNRIISGKGLRNDGIYVFFAQHPTDRSFTVVCIRVEAGTNSKEAVSLAKEVVIPILRKFAYM from the coding sequence ATGGCTCCATTACCAACCCATTCGTTTGCGACAAAACGCTCTCAGGAATTTCGGTGGTTACTAATCATCACAACCGTACTAGGATTCTGCTTTTGGCGAATGCATCATGTACTGATCGCTGATGTAGAACGGGTAGATATGGCTTATCAGGCCGGCCAGGCGCTAAATATGGAAGCTGGGCTGAGTGTGCCGGAGGTAGAATCGTTTCTTAAACAAAACTTTTACCTGGAAGACCAGCGCGATCGGCACCTGCTGGCCAGCGCCCTCTGTGATTCTCTGGCGCACGTGGGCCGTCTAGAAAACCTGGGTACGCTGAATAAGAGCGCCTTTAAAATTGTGGCTCGGCTTGCCGACTCGCTAGGAGGCCCTTACTTCAAAGGGCAGGTTTCGCAATCACTTCGGCAACTTGGTCTGGATTCTACTTTACTGGATCAGGAACAGAAACACCCTGTTTCGTTACCGGCTCAGGTTGGTGAAGGTGGCTTATCGATGAACGGTCAGGTGGTCGATGCAGCTAAGCGCCCCATGGCGGGAGTACTGGTACGATTGCATCGACACATGCCTGATGTAAGCCTCGATGAAGAGCAGACCGGACTTATCCGCACATCGTTAGATAAGGCAGGAGGCTACCAGGTTGTATTGCGTCAGGCTGGTCAGGCAGATAGCCTGCTTTTCTACGAGCGATATGCCCGGACAAATGCAGAGGGTCGCTTTTCCTTTCGTGGCCTCACCGAAGGTGAGGCCTACAGCGTACTACCTATTCATCCCTACTATGAGTTTGGAACGCGAAAAGGTGTCGAAAAGCTCTATCCGCCCGGCCTGTTCGACCGATTAAAGGTTTTATTTGGGCGCGAAAAATACCGTTTTGAAGGCCACGAGCATCAGATTCGGTTGTTAAGTCCCAGCCTTTACAACCGGCTGAAAAACGATGTGGCTTTAACCGTTCGCACCCCAAAATCGTACTCACAAACCTATTTTTGGCTCTGTCTTAGCTTATTAGGGAGCTTTTGGGCAGTTCATTTTTTGTGGGTTTGGCAACGCTTTGCTGGCGACGCGCTGCTTTTACCAACCCTGCTGCTGTTAGTTGGCTTCTCGTTTCTGACCGTGTCCAGCTTACAGCAACCCGTACTCGATACGTTTTACAGCCGATACATGGTATGGGGACATCCGGTTCCGCTCGGCATAAGCCTGGGTGTGTTATTAATGGGTGGATTGTCGCTGGTGAACATAGCCGGTTTTTTATATACCAATCAGCGAACCAAACGTCAACGCATTTCGAATAGTGTAGGCCTGCTGGCTCTTCTGCTGGCCTTAGCCACTGCCTTTTTGGGCAGTGGCCCTGAAGGAAGCGGGGTGCAGGTAAATCTATCAATAGGGCCAATCAAATTTCAGCCCAGCGAATTAATTAAATTTTTGCTTGTCCTCTATCTCGCCTACACAGCCGAAGATCTTCGTGTAGTGGGAGGTAGTAAATCCAGTTTTCGTGATCAACTGCCGTATGTCTGGAAACCCCTCCTGCTGACATTGTTTATCCTGGCACTTTTCATGAAAATGGGCGACACCGGACCCGCGATTATAGCCTGTACAGTGGTGATCGTGTTCATTTATCTGATTCGTCGGAATACTCAGGTTCTTGTCGCTTATATAGCTTTAGTGGTCGGTTTTTACTTTATTGGTCAGCTCCTGCCAGGCATTGGCGATAGGCTGGTTGAGCGTACGGCCATGTGGCTGAATCGGTGGAACAACGAAGTTCGGGGTGGTGATCATACAGCGCACAGTATCTGGACGTTTGCTTCGGGGGGCTTCACAGGACAGGGATTTGGACAGGGAGAAGCTCAAACGCTGCCAGCCGCCCATACCGACATGATATTGGCCAGTTTTGGCGAAGAGGTAGGTTGGCTGGGTCTGGCTGCCTTCTGCCTGATTTATTTCATGCTTCTGCAACGCATTCTGCTGATTGCCATCCGATCGATTAGTCCCTTCCAGTTTTTACTCGGTGTTGGTATCTTTTTGGCTATAGGTTTGCAAGCCGTTCTGATTATTGGAGGATCGGCTGGCTTACTGCCGTTAACGGGTGTGGCACTACCGTTTATGAGTTACGGGAATATTTCCATGCTTTTGCACCTGATGTTCCTCAGCTTACTTATTCACATGTCGGCTTTCTCCAACAAAGTAAGACAACCGGCAGCTACCCAGCTATATCTGCCCTATCTGCGGCTATTAGGCAATACATTTGGCATTTTTTTTCTATTTGTATTAGGTACCCTTGCCTGGATTCAACTTATTCAGGCTAAAGAATATGTTGTACGCCCAGCTTTGGTAGCCAATCGACAAGGGGAGCGAGTGGTCAGTTATAATCCCCGAATAGAGTTGTTGGCTCAGAAAATCCCGGCTGGTACTATCTACGACCGGAATGGATTAATCCTGGCAACTTCACGGCCAGAGCAATTAACCCAACAGCGCTCCGAACTGGAAAAATATCTATCATCCTATCAATTAACAGCGCTTTCGTACCGACGTCAACGGCGCTACTACCCATTTGGTGCGCATACGTTTTTCTGGACAGGCGACCAAAATCGTCACCAATGGTATAAGAACAACGGTTACTTCGCCGAGCTACGTCATTTAACGCAACTTCGCGGTTATAACACCACGCCCGAGGAGGCCAACTCTCATCAGCAGGTTACGGCCACTCATTACCGACCCGACCGCTTTTTGCCGTCTTATTCGAAGCAGACGGATGTACGTTTGTTCGATTACCATACACTGGCTCCACTCTTGATAAAAGGAATTGACAGTGACGAGGTTAAACAATTTGCCGCCCAGAATCGGGATTTTAAGTTAACGTTGGATGCTGCCTTGCAAATGGCACTTCAGAAAGGCCTGGCTGAATCGGAGTCAAAAAATAAACGTATATCAGTAGTCGTAACCAGGTCTACATCGGGCGACGTGCTGGCATCTGCCGTGTGGCCATTAGCGGAGCCATCTCTGGACGAAACGAACGCCTACAGGAGCGAACAGCCGGATGACCTTAGCCCAACCGATCAGGATTTAGGTATGTTTTACGCTACAGCACCCGGCTCCAGTGTTAAAATCCTCACCGCACTCGCTGGGTTCAACAAGCTCGGTAGCGCGGCTGATACGGTAACTTATGCTGTGAAACAGGACGAAGCTATTCGCCGGGATAAAAAAGGAAATCCAACTGAGCCCCTCGGTTTGCACGTAACTATGGAAGAAGCTATTGTGAAATCCAGTAACGTTTATTTTATCAAACTGGCAAATGACAAAAACCTTAAACAGGAATTAGTAAACTTATACTACCCCTTAGGGTTCCGGCTTGGCACTACCGTCGACAAACGATTAAAGATTGTTGGCGCTAACCTACTCACAACCGACCCTGTATCGCCCCCTGTTGAGCAAGAAATGATCCAGGCAATGAATCAGATCCTGGAAAAAGGCCGCCGTAATTTTTCTGGCAATGGGCCTAGTGCAGTACGGTTTAGTGGCGAACTGTCGAAAGTGGCCTGGGGTCAGGGTGTTCTTGACGCCACACCACTGGGCCTTGCCCGCCTGGGGGCAACTATCGCCAATGGCGGTCGGCTAGCACCCTCACGTTTTCTGCTTTCGGTAAGTGGGAAAGATTCAGCAAAGATTTCAACGCTTAAACTCACCCAACCTGACTATGCAGCCACCGTTCAACGCTACATGGCTTTACAAACCAACACCAAAGCGTTGAGCAAGGAAACTGGACTCGTTTTGTACGGCAAAACGGGTACCCCCAACCGAATTATCAGCGGCAAAGGCCTTCGGAACGATGGCATTTATGTATTCTTCGCCCAACATCCGACCGACCGCTCCTTTACGGTTGTCTGTATCCGGGTTGAAGCCGGTACAAATTCAAAAGAGGCAGTCAGCCTGGCCAAAGAAGTGGTGATTCCTATATTACGCAAATTCGCCTATATGTGA